The DNA region AAATGTTAACCCATGCTTAAATCAAGATTAAAGCCAACAACATAACTACAAGCTTGGAACTTTCAAGGTAAACTATgaaaaacacttaattaaacAACATAACGACTAAGTAAAGAACAAGCTAGGCTTAGAAGACTACATTCTTGAAGCAAAGCCTTTAAGAAATTCCCATATTCTTCCAAAACTCACACataaacaaagttttcttcgGGCAATAAGGGCAGAGTGAGATTTAAAGGGGCAAGGGAGGGAGTACTTATAGGGTTTGATTGTGGACCACCAAACGTTTGGTGTTCTATTACCCAACAGTTCTAGGATTGTAGGTCGAACGTTCAGTTGTCCTAATAAAACATTCAGTCAGAACtaaaagaccaatttttttttttacttccaaTGAATCCTATTGAACCCAGACTACCCAGTAAAGTAATAAACTTTTCGATTTAACCTAGTAATCACTTGGGGTACTATAGGATAGgcaattagcggttattaactgTTTTCTCTACCCCTACAACTGCAAACCGCCGTATCTAAGACAATTATAGGTATTTTCCAACCGCCTACAAAAAGCAATTATGTTTTAgagtaatatgaaaatattcactaatattaaaatcaaactTTAATTTGTTCGTTAGATTCAATAAATACGAAGAATGCACCAACGACAGATTGCCGTGGCCCACAATGACCAGCcctaatatctttttttttttttttacatgaccAGCCCTAATATCTACTACAGAAAGCAAAAAGCATGGCACGCAGAAAAAACGACGTCGGATGTAGACACCAGCTACTGCAGGCGGCGATCCGGGAAGCCCAAAAACCGAGGCCCAGCGAGGAGGGATGAGTCAGAATGACAACGGTCTATCACCTCACTCGCTGGCCGACTCAGTGAGTCGTCGTCTccgtctctcactctctctctctcacaccaaACCAAAGCAAAGCCTTTTCCACTCTCTCTCTACCACTGCGCACACGccttccctttctctttctctatctctatTATCCCTCTGCCCTTTTTCGTCTTTTTCTCTCGTCCTCTTCGGCCTCCCCAATCAGACAGCCCTCCTCCCTCCACGTCACCATCGTCTTCTTCATCCCTGCGacccctctttctctttctctatttaTAACCGCCTCGCCCCTAGGGTTCCACAGATTTACCCCCAACACAATCCGTCTCTCTCTCGCTCTGAGCACCACAAATTCTCGTACCTCCGCGACACCTTCGATGTCTCGAACTTTTCCCTCTGCTCTCCAATTTCGCCATAGAAGCTCTTCGACTCACGAATGAGGTACTCGATAAAATCCCTATTTTAAAAGattctttgtgggttttttgttttttggagtAATTGTTTGTTCACCGATTTTTCTTGCTTCGATTTGTGTAAATAGTCACAGATTTTAGGACTTCGgtttgcttttaaaattttaatttgatattgttctttttagggttttgatttgGCTCTGTCCGATAACGGTTGGGAATTCTTGATATTTGGTTAATTGGGTAGTTGGGGGTGATTTGGGTGTGTTAATGTTCCATGGCGATTGAGAAGAATAACTTTAAGGTGTCGAGGTTTGATTCGGAGTTTTCTCCCGGTAGTAGGGAGACTGTGTCGAGTGATGAGGATGAGCTGCAACGGCGTAGCTCGGCCGTTGAATCTGACGACGAGGATGAATTTGATGATGCGGATTCTGGGGCAGGGTCCGACGACTTTGATTTGCTGGAATTGGGAGAAACAAGGGCGGAGTTTTGCCAAGTCGGGAATCAGACTTGCAGTATTCCATTGGAGCTGTATGATCTTCCGGGTCTGGAAGATATATTGTCGGTGGATGTGTGGAATGAGTGCTTGACTGAGGAGGAGAGGTTAAGCCTCACGAAATTTCTGCCCGACATGGACGAAGAGACCTTTATGATTACTCTAAAAGAGCTTTTTACGGGTTGTAATTTGCACTTTGGGAGCCCCATTAAGAATTTGTTTGATATGTTGAAGGGAGGTTTGTGTGAGCCAAGGGTAGCTCTGTACCGGGAAGGTTTGAATTTCTTTCAGAAGCGGCAACACTACCATCATTTAAGGAAGTATCAGAACAATATGGTTAGTAACCTTTGTCAGACAAGGGATGCTTGGCTTAAGTGTAGGGGATACAGTATTGATGAGAGGCTTCGTGTGTTGAATATTATGAAAAGCGAGAAGAGTTTGATGTATGAGAAGATGGAAGATCTGCAGACTGACTCGTCAGAAAGAGAGTCAGGTGAACGGTTGTGGACCAAGAAGACGAAGGACAAGAAAGTTGTGCAGAAAACAGGTCGTCATTCTGCATATGCAGTGGGCTCAAATTTGGACTTTCCTTCACGAGGACGGTTGATGGCTATGGATCTGGAAAATTATGGAAAGCAGTATCCTAAAGGTACACTGAAGTTGGGTGGGTTGAAGCCGCCTTTGGCAAAAGATTTGGTGGGCCACTATCCTTCTGTTTACCATGGTTTGGATATGAATTCTGGACCATATGGTTCAGCTGCAGCTCTTCCTCGTCAGCGTAAGGCTGCAGCTTATGATTCAGCAACAGCGCTTAAGCTAAGGGATCAGATGAGAAGTGGTGATGATGTTGAAGAGATGACATATGGAATGGGTTTACAGTGGGACTCCAAAGTGGGAAAGAAACAGGGCCTTTCAAGAGGTGACGATATAGCCACTGACAGTTTTATGGGTCTGCCTTTGTCTTCAAAAGGTGATTTACCAGCCTTTGGTAGGAACAGGAATTCGATGACAGCAAAGCCATCAAATATGAAACCATCCTATGACTTCGTCAAAAGGCCCAAGTATACTGAGAATGTTCAGCAATTTGCAGTTGGGGATCAGATGAAGCCTTTCAAAGGCCGAGATCTGCAGCGAACCCCCAAAGGAAATAGAGTTGACTCATCTGATCATGCCGAACCATTTTGGCATAAGAGGACTCAGGGCGAGTCTTTTGCCATGGATTCGTCATTTAAAGCTGATGAATGGGATATTAGAAGCAAAAAATGGAAGACAGGGAGGGAGTCCCCTGATCTGAATTACAAATCATATAGAACTTCTTCACCACAAATGAATGATAGATATTCAGTGTCTGCATTTAAAGCAGAACCATCACAAGAGATGATAAAAGGCAAGTATCTGCAGAATGGGAAGAAAAGTAATAGAATGTTTATGAAAAGTGAAGACACAGAATCAGACTCATCCGAGCAATTCGATGATGATGAGGATAGCAATCCCTTATTGAGGAGCAAGTTGGCTTTCCCCGGTGGTGTTCTCGAAGGTTCCCGATCTAATAAGTTGTCACAGTCTGGCCTAGATTCCAAAAAGGCCAAATTTGTTAAGAAAGATACGAAGGGTGGCTTTGGTGATCATGGGCATGTGCCAGGAGTAGAAAACTACACTTCAAGGCAGAGGGGTAAGATTCGAGATAGCAGTCCCTTGCATGAACCTGACACTAGAGCTTTTGGAGACAGCTATGTTTCAGGCTTGGGTAAGTTAAATGATGATGGTGATAGGAAACAAATACACAAACTGAGCAAGAATGGCAAGTTGCATGGGGAACCTGTAGAAAGGTTACACATATCCTCAGTGAAGACCTATTCTTCTGAGAGAAAGCAGAAAAGAGATGCCAGCCGTGATCATTCTGTGCGTCAATCAATTTATTTGCGTGATGATGTTGCTGTTGAGGAGGATGATTCGCTTGAAACACAATTTTTGCCCAATGAGAAGGGGCAGGGTAGATTTGGGAAGAAAGGTCAGAGTAAAGAAGCACGTGTGAATGATCGGAATGGAAGATCTGATGCTCCATTGATAATGTGCAACTCAGTGACAAAGAAGCGGAAAGGAAAGGAGGATGCAATAGACATGGATAGCAGAGATGAAGACGGTGATCTGCAGTCTGACACCCCACAGCACATTGATGATTCCACTCctttgaagagaaaaacaaaaaggaaaatggacCAAGACTCTGGTGGTTCAGATATGGAAAACACTGGGCCACCTGTTACAGAAATGGCAGTAGTAGAGATGGAGCTGGAAGCCAAACCACAGAAAAAACAATTTACCCTCATTACACCTACAGTTCATACTGGCTTCTCATTTTCTGTTGTACATCTTCTTTCAGCAGTTCGCTTGGCAATGATTACTCCACTTCCAGAAGATTTAGAGGTTAGCAAACCTAGAGAAGAGCATAACAAAAACCAAGAGGGCAGTGTTAACAGGGTTCCTTCTCATGAGAAGGTGGATATCAATGTTTCAGAGCATGCTGGGGGGAATGGGCCTTCTCTTACTGTTCAGGAGATTGTTAATCGTGTCAGGTCAAACCCTGGAGATCCTTGTATACTTGAGACGCAAGAGCCACTTCAGGATTTGGTCAGAGGAGTTTTAAAGATATTTTCATCCAAAACAGCACCTTTAGGAGCGAAAGGTTGGAAGGTGCTTGCAACATATGAAAAATCTGCAAAAAGTTGGTCCTGGATTGGTCCAGTGTCTCATAGTTTATCGGATCACGAGACCATTGAGGAAGTGACATCTTCTGAAGCTTGGGGTCTTCCTCACAAAATGCTTGTAAAGTTGGTTGATTCCTTTGCTAACTGGCTGAAAAGTGGTCAGGAGACCCTTCAACAAATAGGAAGTCTCCCTGCCCCACCTCTGGCATTGATGCAGTTCAACATGGATGAGAAAGAAAGGTTCAGGGACCTGAGAGCTCAAAAGAGTCTGAACACCATTGGCCCAAGCTGTGAAGAAGTCCGGTCTTATTTCCGTAAGGAGGAAGTTCTTAGGTATTCAATTCCTGACAGGGCCTTCACTTACACAGCAGCTGATGGTAGAAAATCCATTGTCGCTCCCTTGAGAAGGTGCGGTGGTAAGCCTACGTCAAAAGCTCGAGATCATTTTATGCTGAAACGTGATCGCCCTCCACATGTCACGATTCTGTGTCTTGTCAGAGATGCTGCTGCCAGATTGCCTGGAAGTATTGGTACTAGAGCAGATGTTTGTACGTTGATAAGAGATTCTCAGTATATTGTTGAAGATGTGTCTGATGGACAAGTTAATCAAGTTGTTAGTGGAGCCCTGGATCGTTTGCATTATGAACGTGATCCTTGTGTGCAATTTGATGGGGAAAGGAAATTATGGGTTTATTTACACagggaaagagaagaagaagattttgaAGATGATGGTACTTCATCTACGAAGAAATGGAAGAGGCAGAAAAAAGATCCTACTGAGCAATCTGACCAAGGGGCAGTGACCGTTGCTTATCATGGGACTGGGGATCAAACTGGATATGATTTGTGCTCTGATCTCAATGTAGAGCCATCTTGTAACGACGATGATAAGGGAATGGAACCTGTATATAATGATGTGAGACAAAATCTGGAGGACAATGTTGATATGAATCAAGGATCTGAGCACAGTGACACTCATCAGGATAATCCAGTGGCTTGGGATGCTATTGGCTTAAATCCTATGCGAGAAAACAAATTGCTCTGTCAAGAAAATTCCAGAAATGAAGATTTTGATGATGAAACATTTGGGAGAGAAAGGCCGGTTGGACTCCTTAGTGCAAGCTTATTGTGAGGAATTCTTCAGGTAGTTTCAATAGCGCTATTTGTCTTCTGAATGCTGTCGACTCTTGCATGTGTCAGTGCTTGgaaaatgtgtgtgtgtgcgctttttttcattttaaattgaatgaatttttttaacatagtATGTTCATGTTCTTGAAGCCTGTTATTATTTCTGTTTTGAGCTATCTTTTTAAGCTGCCTTCTAGTTCTGTATGGAATGGACGGTAATGAGGTCACAGGAGGGGTTCTGGTTCAATTATCATAGGTCAGTGCACTGTTGGAAATGTATGCTACCATACTGACAATTGCGGTTGCTTTTGGTTTTAAAATGATCTCACCTTCTCTACTCTACATGTAGTGCCTCTTTAATGTATCTTGTTGGTTCTGGTTGTTCACTAGATGTTGTTTAGCCAAAATAAGGTTGACTACAGGCGGCCTAGGATTCAGTGTCTTTTGGCTCCTTCGAAAGATCAGTTCCTTTTTAGCGTCTGCTGACCTGCATAAGGCCACACCGTTTCTTGTTTTACTTTGTAGTTTAATTGGACTCGCATCATTCATATGTGGAAATGAATATTATGGTCGGGTCTGTTGTCAGTTTAAGTGCTACTAATGTTTATTATTCTGTTCTTGGTGTGTCATATGCTATGTAGAGTTTACTTCATTTGGTTGAGCCACTGTTTGCTCTGGAAATTTGatttctgcaaaaaaaaaaaaaaaaaaaaagagcataaaacatgaaacaaaaaaccaaaaagtagGGAAAACAATATTCAAAAAGTGGGTGGGCTGTTAATAGAAAAGGTAGTTAGATAAGTGCAACCTGTAGAAAACCTAGTGAGAGGTTATTTTGGGAATTACATGTGATGATATACACAGTAACTGAAGAGTGCTTTGTAATTGCTGTTTCGCAAATGTAGTGCTTTCACTTGTATGTAATTAGTTGTTATTTgatttcaaaacaaatatttttcgCATTAGTAGATACTGAAATCCAATTACTACCTTTAAATAGTTTGGCTGCTGAACCTGTGTTTTGTTGGGCAATGGTGATTCATCCCCCTTTTGACACTccaatatttcttttatatctGTCTTGGTTCATTATGTATTaaaatcttcaatttacaaaaaaatattggagAAACTTTTCCATTTAGCAATAAATtgtcattatttgtttgataaacatgagggccttttttttttttttttctttccaaggTGATTAAGTTGGATGTTTCTTTCGCAGGTTGATGATTAACCTACATTGGATGCCACGGTGATTGCCACCCTAGGCGTGTGTTATACATTGTTGATGGTAGTGACATGTACATTGATGTCAACGGGAAATGTAGAATAGAAACTTGATCTTGTTTGAGGCCCTTGATTATGTCCAGCACAGGTGGATCTCTTTTATGCTTCTTCGCTCCATAaacaattcctttttttttttttttttggtcttaatATCTcgaaatcatttaaaatatataggTTTATTTTTGTATATCGAGTTGAGCAAATAGGTCAATTTGGTATATTCTGTAGCGTGCCATCACAATATTTTAACAGACTGTAAATATAGTTTAGAGGAGATTATATGACTATATTTGTCTTGACCAGAATACCCCCAAccccttcaaataaaaaattacgcCAAGTCTATTATAAATACAAGCTCGTCCATTTCACGGTCttttaagactttgtttaattgcatttaACGGTGTATATAGTGTTACGCCATttacaaatattaaataattaatttaatttttattggacCGTTCCGTAATGGCGGAAACTGCTTGTGACAGGTGGATACGAAAATGGAATAGTATAAAGCAAGCTGATACAAGAGTGGGAACAGGATGGAGTGCTCTTTGATTTAGAAGTGATAAAGCCCCTTCCGAGTCACCACTACCATCTTTCCTCCAAATCTAATCTTCACATTTCCTAATGGCAGGCAATTGTGAAGGAATGATTTGCCCCAATTGTATAGTGGATTGATGGTCTCTTGTAACACAATTGGAATTCATGACGCGTTCTTAATAACGAATGAGCTTGTGGATAAGTGAGCATAAAAGCATGTCAAGCGTAGAGTGGCcgcaaatttttttatttagatgtGATGTAAAACTCTATTTTACAGTCTTTAATAGAATTTTAAcacatcaaataaaaacattaaatataatagaCATGAAATTACcgtatatttaatttaaatcaattttatagattttgcATTCATTATAATCCAATGCCAACCACCCGGGCCCCTACTCACCTCCAAGCTCTTGACGTTGGAGTTTTCAAAACTAACCAAGATAATGGCTACGGTGGTTTTGTCAATCGGTATTTTGTTTGAGGTTGGTAAAGAGAACAAATTATTTGATGTgaatagttatattattttttgggtaaagtgcacttaactccttcaaactatcacctcaataacaatctaccccccccaaacactcaattgcgacaatttacccctcaaactattaaaacaatAACCATATACTCCCCAatccccaatgctagcaaaatgacaaaattactcctataaaaatttcagtaaaacaaaaatacccttaaaattttgaaaaaaaaaattaaattttagtatttttgtttttattttagttagggtaattttgtcattttcttaacATTGGGGGTACTgtcattgtttttgtagtttgggagggtaaattgtcgtaatttaTAGTTTGGAGAACagattgtcattagggtggtagtttgaaggcgTTAAATAgacttattttttggtgtttcaagttAAGGTGTCTATTTCCTATTAGAATATGCAAAACACTCAGCTCACGCTATGACCCGACTAGAGTTATTCTTTTTNNNNNNNNNNNNNNNNNNNNNNNNNNNNNNNNNNNNNNNNNNNNNNNNNNNNNNNNNNNNNNNNNNNNNNNNNNNNNNNNNNNNNNNNNNNNNaaaaaaaaaaaggttttgtgttttgaggTTTTCACAAAGCTCAACGGGgtttgaaaattgatttcactTCCTagggttaaaaaaaagaaaaaaaaaacactgcaCCAATTTTGTTCGTCTGAAAGTGTTCTTGAAGGGGGAAGCAGTTGCATGTTATGGTCTAAGAAGAATTACTGAAAGCTTCACATCCTCCTAGTTAAACTATCTTTTACAACGGGTCCTCATACAGCAGTCAAGAAGAAATTATTGAACACTTTAACCTCGAATACAAAAACACTCCAAAAATCCTCAGAAATGCAGTTGTTATAAAAGCAGGGATATTCAATGAACTGAATCCCCCCCGCCCCCACccccaaacaacaaaaattaaaaaaaaaaatttctactaTATTCCTGCCTCCataatgattttcttttcttctcttttccccCCCTCTTCCTTCCTTCTGGGAAACAATAAACGAATAAGATAGGTGAGAGAGTACATATTTGCACCATATGTTATGTACACAATTTTCCTCTTACCactaaaccttttgttttcactCTCCTTAGTTAATGGCTGTGAGAGGCACTCTGGAGTCTCTTACGGACTGAGCAGCCTCATATACCCCAGCAATAACATGTTTTATATCTCCATTTGCTAGCTTTGCAGATTTTGCATCCCAAAATGTCCTCAATAATTCCTCAAAAGCAGGGGTTCTGAGTTCTTCAATCGATGAAACACTTGGTAGATTAAATGACCTCTTTCTCGGTGTTGAACAAGACGGTTCGTCCACCTGTTTGTAATAAAGGATTGA from Corylus avellana chromosome ca10, CavTom2PMs-1.0 includes:
- the LOC132163333 gene encoding uncharacterized protein LOC132163333 → MAIEKNNFKVSRFDSEFSPGSRETVSSDEDELQRRSSAVESDDEDEFDDADSGAGSDDFDLLELGETRAEFCQVGNQTCSIPLELYDLPGLEDILSVDVWNECLTEEERLSLTKFLPDMDEETFMITLKELFTGCNLHFGSPIKNLFDMLKGGLCEPRVALYREGLNFFQKRQHYHHLRKYQNNMVSNLCQTRDAWLKCRGYSIDERLRVLNIMKSEKSLMYEKMEDLQTDSSERESGERLWTKKTKDKKVVQKTGRHSAYAVGSNLDFPSRGRLMAMDLENYGKQYPKGTLKLGGLKPPLAKDLVGHYPSVYHGLDMNSGPYGSAAALPRQRKAAAYDSATALKLRDQMRSGDDVEEMTYGMGLQWDSKVGKKQGLSRGDDIATDSFMGLPLSSKGDLPAFGRNRNSMTAKPSNMKPSYDFVKRPKYTENVQQFAVGDQMKPFKGRDLQRTPKGNRVDSSDHAEPFWHKRTQGESFAMDSSFKADEWDIRSKKWKTGRESPDLNYKSYRTSSPQMNDRYSVSAFKAEPSQEMIKGKYLQNGKKSNRMFMKSEDTESDSSEQFDDDEDSNPLLRSKLAFPGGVLEGSRSNKLSQSGLDSKKAKFVKKDTKGGFGDHGHVPGVENYTSRQRGKIRDSSPLHEPDTRAFGDSYVSGLGKLNDDGDRKQIHKLSKNGKLHGEPVERLHISSVKTYSSERKQKRDASRDHSVRQSIYLRDDVAVEEDDSLETQFLPNEKGQGRFGKKGQSKEARVNDRNGRSDAPLIMCNSVTKKRKGKEDAIDMDSRDEDGDLQSDTPQHIDDSTPLKRKTKRKMDQDSGGSDMENTGPPVTEMAVVEMELEAKPQKKQFTLITPTVHTGFSFSVVHLLSAVRLAMITPLPEDLEVSKPREEHNKNQEGSVNRVPSHEKVDINVSEHAGGNGPSLTVQEIVNRVRSNPGDPCILETQEPLQDLVRGVLKIFSSKTAPLGAKGWKVLATYEKSAKSWSWIGPVSHSLSDHETIEEVTSSEAWGLPHKMLVKLVDSFANWLKSGQETLQQIGSLPAPPLALMQFNMDEKERFRDLRAQKSLNTIGPSCEEVRSYFRKEEVLRYSIPDRAFTYTAADGRKSIVAPLRRCGGKPTSKARDHFMLKRDRPPHVTILCLVRDAAARLPGSIGTRADVCTLIRDSQYIVEDVSDGQVNQVVSGALDRLHYERDPCVQFDGERKLWVYLHREREEEDFEDDGTSSTKKWKRQKKDPTEQSDQGAVTVAYHGTGDQTGYDLCSDLNVEPSCNDDDKGMEPVYNDVRQNLEDNVDMNQGSEHSDTHQDNPVAWDAIGLNPMRENKLLCQENSRNEDFDDETFGRERPVGLLSASLL